In Zingiber officinale cultivar Zhangliang chromosome 1A, Zo_v1.1, whole genome shotgun sequence, a genomic segment contains:
- the LOC121997781 gene encoding uncharacterized protein LOC121997781, with product MVLLKVMDDGLLSQRADATSVYDEMTSFDFVFILHLMKEIMGITDILCQALQSKSQDIINAMELVLSTKNLLQQMKDNKWNDLLAKVKSFCELRNIDIPNFNALYINRRGRARARQDNFTIEHHYQVNIFYASIDSQLQDINGRFSDDAMELLILSNALNP from the coding sequence ATGGTTTTGCTTAAGGTTATGGATGATGGACTTCTTTCTCAACGAGCCGATGCAACATCTGTTTATGATGaaatgacttcttttgattttgtatTCATCTTGCATCTTATGAAAGAGATTATGGGGATCACAGATATCCTTTGTCAAGCTTTACAAAGTAAGTCTCAGGATATTATAAATGCAATGGAGCTTGTATTATCTACTAAGAATTTACTTCAACAAATGAAGGATAACAAGTGGAATGATTTGCTTGCAAAAGTGAAATCTTTTTGTGAACTTCGAAATATTGATATTCCTAATTTCAATGCTCTATATATTAATAGACGAGGTCGAGCCCGCGCTCGTCAAGACAATTTCACCATTGAGCATCATTATCAGGTAAACATCTTTTATGCTTCAATAGATTCACAGTTGCAAGATATTAATGGACGCTTTAGTGATGATGCTATGGAATTGCTTATTCTTAGTAATGCCTTAAATCCTTAA